A region of Leptidea sinapis chromosome 4, ilLepSina1.1, whole genome shotgun sequence DNA encodes the following proteins:
- the LOC126979889 gene encoding zinc finger BED domain-containing protein 4-like encodes MSPPTKSNVWDYFEPNKEDQDKADCKICKKSYSRKGRTTSSLKNHLKSMHSEEFSTFENISKEKKLQQMKSDANKVTTPLQESKKQLSLEEMVLKEKKWDVNNLNSKKIDKLIGEMIALQNLPFNFVEGLGFRRLMQELAPRYNFRGRNFFTDFVCKELYSKVAQKVKGLIENFDNMSFTSDIWSDPSSNASLLSLTCHGIAENFDRSSIILKCETFDGRHTGDIVAEKFSNMLSEWNIKKQQLHCLIRDEGSNMKRAARLAALNDIDCTVHKIQLAIRSCLGSQENIKILKQKCKRITTHFNHSTIAQKQLQSIQDRLNQPHLKVFQDCVTRWNSTFYMFERFSKIKDALSLYMNDNEIDPILPEEWKMIESFIQLLGPFEEATRELSSSSALISSVIPIIQMLEKKVDDYLYLTRSQEFDPIRQAVTTLKNELSTKFSSLGENNLYTIATYLDPRYKHKFFTPVTEEKIKDDILKMINIENDNFESVNTNAKRAKITDCMENETEQLGPGTSGFNKKPCLKNDLAMMLDSSSEDESQDEPENSSVEAVLKKELLAYRTKKRINVSENPLNWWSVHRGEFKVLSPIVRRFLSAPPGSVPSEQLFSSAGLIYEPLRNRLEPEKAAILLFIKYNAPIFKFNY; translated from the exons ATGTCACCACCGACCAAAAGTAATGTATGGGAttattttgaaccaaataaagaaGACCAGGATAAAGCTGAttgtaaaatatgcaaaaaaagCTACTCTCGCAAGGGCCGCACCACGTCGTCTTTAAAAAACCATCTTAAGTCGATGCACTCAGAAGAATTTTCTACATTTGAGAACAttagtaaagaaaaaaaattacaacagatGAAATCTGACGCAA ATAAAGTTACCACTCCTCTGCAAGAATCAAAGAAACAACTTTCATTAGAGGAAATGGTTCTAAAAGAAAAGAAGTGGGACGTCAATAACTtgaattctaaaaaaattgataaactcATTGGAGAAATGATTGCACTTCAAAATTTGCCGTTTAATTTTGTTGAAGGGCTAGGTTTTCGTAGACTGATGCAAGAATTAGCACCAAGATATAACTTTAGGGGACGCAATTTTTTTACAGATTTTGTATGCAAGGAATTATATAGCAAAGTGGCTCAAAAAGTTAAAGGATTAAtcgaaaattttgataacatgtCGTTTACGTCTGACATTTGGTCGGATCCTAGCTCAAACGCTTCTTTGCTTAGCCTGACTTGCCATGGAATTGCAGAAAACTTTGATAGATCATCGATAATATTGAAATGTGAGACATTTGACGGCCGTCACACTGGTGACATAGTTGCTGAAAAATTCAGTAACATGCTTTCTGAATGGaacattaaaaaacaacaactGCATTGCCTAATCAGAGATGAAGGGTCTAATATGAAACGAGCCGCGCGATTAGCAGCATTAAATGATATAGACTGTACTGTTCACAAGATACAACTGGCTATCCGTAGTTGTTTAGGTTCtcaagaaaacataaaaatactaaaacaaaaatgtaagagAATTACGACCCATTTCAATCACTCTACCATTGCCCAGAAACAACTGCAATCAATTCAGGACAGACTGAATCAACCGCACCTGAAAGTGTTTCAAGATTGTGTAACACGATGGAACAGTACATTCTACATGTTCGAGCGTTTTTCAAAGATAAAGGATGCTCTGAGCCTTTACatgaatgataatgaaattgacCCTATTCTACCAGAAGAATGGAAAATGATTGAAAGTTTCATTCAATTACTGGGACCTTTTGAGGAAGCAACACGGGAACTGAGCAGCTCTTCTGCTCTTATTTCATCTGTGATACCGATAATACAAATGCTTGAAAAAAAAGTTGatgactatttatatttaacaagatCGCAAGAGTTTGATCCGATTCGTCAGGCTGTAACGACTTTGAAAAACGAACTTTCTACAAAGTTTTCTAGCTTGggagaaaacaatttatataccaTCGCTACCTACTTAGATCCTCGCTATAAGCACAAATTTTTCACACCGGTGACTGAAGAAAAGATTAAAGatgacattttaaaaatgataaatattgagAATGACAATTTTGAATCAGTTAATACCAATGCCAAAAGGGCTAAAATAACTGATTGCATGGAAAATGAAACAGAACAACTAGGACCAGGGACTTCAGGTTTCAACAAAAAGCCATGCTTAAAAAACGACCTGGCTATGATGTTAGATTCGTCGAGTGAAGACGAAAGTCAAGATGAGCCAGAAAATAGTAGCGTTGAAGctgtattaaaaaaagagttacTTGCTTACCGtactaaaaaaagaataaatgtgAGTGAAAATCCTTTAAACTGGTGGAGTGTACATCGAGGGGAATTCAAGGTATTATCGCCGATAGTACGAAGATTTTTATCTGCTCCACCGGGCAGTGTTCCTAGCGAACAACTATTTAGTAGCGCGGGATTAATTTACGAACCTCTGCGTAACAGACTAGAACCAGAAAAGGCGGCAATACTACTCTTCATCAAGTATAATGCtcctatttttaaattcaactacTGA